From Candidatus Sphingomonas colombiensis, one genomic window encodes:
- a CDS encoding SDR family NAD(P)-dependent oxidoreductase produces the protein MRFAGKKVLITGAASGIGRATALRFAAEGAELTIGDIDQRGLDETAAAIARPVRVHRYDASDTPSCQTLVAAAARDGLNVLCNIGGMLDWGPTIDFDEARFERVLRVNLFSVFALCRAALPHLVKSRGSIVNMASTAGLSGIPYSLAYAASKHGVVAITKSLAVEFAARGVRVNAVCPGQVNTNMGNAAPPAGDIDWSLMMRHAPKLDGGAAEPEDIAATVAFLASDEARKISGATLAVDGAQLAG, from the coding sequence ATGCGTTTTGCCGGAAAGAAAGTGCTGATCACCGGGGCAGCATCGGGCATCGGACGTGCCACCGCGCTGCGCTTCGCCGCCGAAGGCGCGGAACTGACGATCGGCGATATCGACCAACGCGGGCTGGACGAAACCGCCGCCGCAATCGCGCGCCCGGTGCGGGTGCATCGCTATGACGCGAGCGATACCCCGTCCTGCCAGACGCTGGTCGCCGCCGCCGCGCGAGACGGGCTGAACGTATTGTGCAACATCGGCGGGATGCTCGATTGGGGGCCAACGATCGATTTCGACGAGGCGCGGTTCGAACGGGTGCTGCGCGTCAATCTGTTCAGCGTCTTCGCCCTGTGCCGCGCCGCCCTTCCACATCTCGTCAAATCGCGTGGGTCGATCGTCAACATGGCGTCCACCGCCGGGCTGTCGGGCATCCCCTATAGCCTCGCCTATGCCGCGTCGAAACATGGAGTGGTGGCGATCACCAAGTCGCTCGCGGTGGAGTTCGCCGCACGCGGCGTGCGCGTCAACGCGGTGTGCCCGGGGCAGGTCAACACCAACATGGGCAACGCCGCGCCGCCGGCAGGCGACATCGACTGGTCTTTGATGATGCGCCACGCGCCAAAGCTGGACGGCGGCGCGGCCGAGCCGGAGGATATCGCCGCGACGGTTGCCTTCCTCGCCTCCGACGAGGCGCGCAAGATCAGCGGCGCGACGCTGGCGGTGGATGGCGCGCAGCTCGCGGGTTAG
- a CDS encoding nuclear transport factor 2 family protein produces the protein MKARYLRACDAKDPEAVRDTLLPHGAVIAFEGFPLFEDRAPFVAVYAQLGCAPGVFDVHHAANGVISFEDEGRARGSWSLLFLNINLAARTLTQMGVEYDDIYVKQDGRWWIAETRSRQTYGLVQTVDAAGQPAVSIMGRTTGMFDTTDSAA, from the coding sequence TTGAAAGCGCGCTATCTGCGTGCCTGCGATGCCAAGGATCCCGAAGCCGTCCGCGATACCCTGTTGCCGCATGGTGCGGTGATCGCGTTCGAGGGCTTTCCGCTGTTCGAGGATCGCGCGCCGTTCGTGGCAGTCTATGCGCAATTGGGCTGCGCGCCGGGCGTGTTCGATGTCCACCACGCGGCCAATGGGGTGATCAGCTTCGAGGATGAAGGCCGCGCGCGCGGATCATGGTCGCTGCTGTTTCTCAACATCAATCTCGCCGCGCGCACGCTGACGCAGATGGGCGTGGAGTATGACGATATCTACGTGAAACAGGATGGCCGCTGGTGGATCGCGGAAACGCGTTCGCGCCAGACGTACGGGCTGGTTCAGACGGTGGATGCGGCCGGGCAACCGGCGGTGAGCATCATGGGAAGGACGACGGGAATGTTCGATACGACGGATAGCGCGGCATGA
- a CDS encoding FAD-dependent oxidoreductase, translated as MADFSLHRTVPAAAVPQWDDEADVIVIGFGAAGACAAIGAAEAGGSVILFERNSGSGGASGLSGGEIYIGGGGGTDVQRANGFADSTEDFATYLKMAGGPCADEAKCDAYAAGALDHYAWLKAQGVPYKGTYLPGKLIEPMTDDTLIWSGSEAAAPFCNAAKPAPRGHVIQFTGWGGGRKLVDVLEARVRALGVEVVTDARALALIRDGERVIGAVMRVDNRARFVRARHGVVLATGGFVLNPDMLKRYAPLTAKIADPIGDKDDGSGINLGMAAGGDAIHMDQFFVTCPWTMPESHAQGVFVNIQGQRFINEDCYHGRVSRCMIDQPGDRVYLLLDSAHFQQPPDFARMSIAGTGDTWDEVERELEMPEGTLAATMAFYNRHARDGRDPLFDKRAPILTALDQGPFVALELNFQASYFSHFTLGGLRTSIEGEVLDRGGQAIAGLYAAGRCTSGLPAWGHGYSSGLSLADCTFFGRRAGRAAAGS; from the coding sequence ATGGCTGATTTCTCACTGCATCGCACCGTCCCGGCGGCGGCCGTGCCGCAATGGGATGACGAGGCCGATGTGATCGTGATCGGTTTCGGCGCTGCCGGTGCCTGCGCGGCGATCGGCGCGGCCGAGGCGGGCGGGTCTGTCATATTGTTTGAGCGCAATTCGGGCAGCGGGGGCGCTTCCGGCCTGTCGGGCGGCGAAATCTATATCGGCGGCGGCGGCGGCACCGATGTGCAGCGCGCCAATGGCTTCGCGGACAGCACCGAGGATTTCGCGACCTATCTCAAGATGGCGGGCGGCCCGTGCGCGGATGAGGCGAAATGCGATGCTTATGCCGCCGGCGCGCTCGATCACTACGCATGGCTGAAGGCGCAGGGGGTGCCGTACAAAGGCACCTATCTGCCCGGCAAGCTGATCGAGCCGATGACCGACGATACGCTGATCTGGTCAGGCAGCGAAGCGGCCGCGCCGTTTTGTAATGCGGCGAAGCCCGCGCCGCGCGGGCATGTGATCCAGTTCACAGGCTGGGGCGGCGGCCGCAAACTGGTCGACGTGCTCGAAGCGCGTGTCCGTGCGCTGGGTGTCGAGGTGGTGACCGACGCGCGCGCGCTGGCGCTGATACGCGACGGCGAGCGGGTGATTGGCGCTGTGATGCGCGTGGATAATCGTGCGCGCTTCGTCCGTGCGCGGCATGGCGTGGTGCTCGCCACGGGCGGCTTCGTGCTCAACCCGGATATGCTCAAGCGATACGCGCCGCTTACCGCGAAGATCGCCGATCCGATCGGCGACAAGGACGATGGCTCCGGGATCAATCTCGGCATGGCGGCGGGGGGCGATGCGATCCACATGGATCAGTTCTTCGTCACCTGCCCGTGGACCATGCCGGAAAGCCACGCGCAGGGCGTGTTCGTCAACATCCAGGGCCAGCGCTTCATCAACGAGGATTGCTATCACGGCCGGGTGAGCCGCTGCATGATCGATCAGCCGGGCGACCGCGTCTATCTGTTGCTGGACAGCGCGCATTTCCAGCAACCGCCCGATTTCGCGCGGATGAGCATCGCCGGCACGGGCGATACGTGGGACGAGGTGGAGCGCGAGCTGGAGATGCCGGAAGGCACGCTCGCCGCGACCATGGCGTTCTACAATCGCCACGCGCGCGATGGCCGTGATCCGCTGTTCGACAAGCGGGCACCGATCCTCACCGCGCTCGATCAGGGGCCGTTCGTCGCGCTGGAGCTGAACTTTCAGGCGAGCTATTTCTCGCACTTCACGCTTGGCGGGCTGCGTACCTCGATCGAGGGAGAGGTGCTCGATCGCGGCGGCCAGGCGATCGCGGGGCTATATGCGGCCGGGCGCTGCACGTCGGGGCTGCCGGCATGGGGGCATGGCTATAGCTCAGGGTTGAGCCTTGCCGATTGCACCTTCTTCGGCCGCCGCGCGGGGCGGGCGGCCGCGGGCAGCTAA